TTGGGAAAATCTTGCTCAATATGTAGGCTATCGATTTTATCCCAAAGCTGGGATTATTTATAAAGCCATCAAGAATCCATTTTTGGATCGATGGTTTTTGAAGGCTCGAACCCTTACGGGAGCAAGACTCTTCGAGATGGAAGAAGCAATTGTTGCCGTAAGGTTTCTTCAAAATGGGAATCTCTTGGGGTTTGCTGCCGATCAAAATGCAGGTGGAGCAGGGATTATGATCCCTTTTTTGAACCGTCCAGCCTCTACCTACAAAGGACCCGCCTTCATGGGAACCATGAGCCATGCAAATTTGTATTTCATCACCATGCTGCACAAAGACAAAGGAAAACTTTTACTACATTATCAATACTTGGGACGAATCCCCAAAAGTGACAAACAAAATCGAGAATACATCATAGAAGAATGGACAAAAAAGTGGATGAAATCATTAGAGACGTTTATCAAAATCTATCCTGAGCAATATTTTTGGGTCCACCAACGATGGAAAACCACCCCCGAAATCATGAAGTATTTCGAAGAACAAAAACTCAAAAAACGCGGATACCTACAGAAAAAGGAGTAAGGGAATGAATTCTCTATTTTTTTCTTAGGACATAAAAATCAATTGGGTAGAAAAATACATTACTATTGGACATAACCTTAGTATCTCTTAATTCTTTTTCGTATTTTTTGTATAGATAGTATTTAGCTAAAGAAACTATATTTAATTCTGGTATTTCGGGGATTGAGTCGGCATGAAATAGTAAATCATAATCTTTTAGCATTTCTTTAATTTCTCTTTTATCAAGGCTAACAAAACTTTGCATAAAAGGAGTAATGATTACAATATCACCAGATTCTATTGTTGATGGCTCGAATTCTCTTGCATAAGTATATGGGCTATTTTTATTCTCTTTTATATATTTTAATAATTGAAAGCCACCAACATTAGCTTTTAAATCGAATTCATGGTGATTAAGACCTCTGAATTCTAAAAACTTTTCATAACTTGTAAAATTATGTGCTCCACTACTAAAATCAGTGTTATAAAGAAAAATTGATAACCTTTTTTCATTACCAGAGTTATCTTTGATATAAGATACAAGAAAATCTATTGTATTTTGAAAATTTACTTGCATGCTTTTGTAAAGGGATAATAAATGTAGGGTTGTTGGAATACCATTTATTAAAATAATGAGTAATGTTAAACTGAACAAAAATTTAAATAACATTTTTTTGTATAATTCTTTAAAATAATACAAAATAGGCAATAATCCAAAGGCATAGATGGGCAGTAAATAATAATGACTAAAAAACTTTAGATAAAAAAGAAATATAGACAAATAAAAAAAAGTAGAAAAAAGTAGAAAAAAGTAAGGAGTCATGAAATATATCTGGTTTTTTTTCTTTTAATATTAATATTTCATGGATTCTCAAGATGATTGCAGGTAGGATAATAAAGAAAATTATGGGTTCATACATGCTATATCTAAAAGAGTTTTTTAAAAAATTCAAAATCCACTGTGCTTCCGTTGCACCGTATGGAGTTTCACCTTTATTTATATAGACAATGAAAAAATACAAAACAATAAAAATAAAAGATGAAACTATAAGTAAATAATCTAAAAGCTTTTGCTTTGGGTTCAATTCTTTCCATCCAAATAGAAGATGAAAAAAAGCAAAGCTACCAAGCATCAAAAAAACTGGCTCTTTATAATAGAGTGCTATGTTAGCAAAAATCAGACTTAGAATTATATATAAAGGTTTTTGATCTTTTTGATATTTGAGAAAAAAGATCAAAAACAAAATCAATAAAAAAAACACATTTCTTTCTGAGAGAAGCAATCTATGCCATGAAGACACAAAGGAGGGTAGAAAAATTAAAATAAGGATCACAAAAAAAATCACTTTTTTATCTTTTATATAATCTTTTAACAGGTAATAAATCAAATAAACAACGATAAAAAACTGTATAGAATTAAATCCGAAAAAGAAATACGGAGAGGTTGAAAACAGAGCTACAAAATTGTATTCAAAACCAAGAAGAGGAAAGAATCTTCCAACTTCTGGCAATACAAAAGAATCAATTGGTAAAGGTTTTCCTTTTAATAGATTATCAACGAAAACATAATCATCAATTGCACTAAAATTTGCATTGATAACAATTAGTAGTCCGTAAACTATTATTATGAAGGGAAAAACCACACTAAACCAATCAATTTTCTTGTAATTTAGAATTTTCAGGTTCATATGTTTTTTTTTTTTTGCATCTTAGGTCAATTTTTTTCTTCTATAAAATACAAAATTTCGTAGATTTCACCAAAACAAAAAAAAGTCTCTCATGAGTTCGCCTTTGTAGACGAATTTGGCTTTGCCTGTCATGTAGATATGATTTGTGTTTTCGTTCCATTCAATCTCTAGATCACCACCATCTAAATGGATGGTGTTTTTTCGGGGTAAGCCCTTTTCTATAACACTTGCCACTAAAACTGCGCAGGCACCACTACCACATGCTAAGGTTTCTCCTGAGCCCCTTTCCCATGTTCGTTGGTACAGGGTTTTGTCCTCTAAGATTTCCACAAATTCCACGTTGGTTCTTTCAGGGAACGAAGAATGATGTTCTATTTTTGGTCCGATTTCTTTTAGTGGGATCGTTTTTGCATCTTCAACGAAAAAGACACAATGAGGGTTTCCCATAGAAACAACGATCCCTTCTTTATCAATGAGGGTTGGATCATAAAAGCGATTTTGTTCTTGGTTCATCGTGCTTTTGTAGGGAATTTTCTCTACATCAAGTATGGGTTCTCCCATGTCAACTTTGATGATCCCAAAGGTATCAAAATCATTAAGAATTTGGATTTGATGAATCCCAACTCCAGATTCAACAAGAAAATCTTTTTGATGGTATTTTTTAAATAAATAAAGACCTACAGACCTTAAGGCATTCCCACAGATTTTTGAGTATGAACCATCAGAATTCCACATCCACATTTTGGCTAATGCTATATCACTTTTGGCAATAACAACAATCCCATCAGCTCCAACACCGAACCTTCGATCACAAATCAGGGGTATGA
The sequence above is a segment of the Leptospiraceae bacterium genome. Coding sequences within it:
- a CDS encoding lauroyl acyltransferase translates to MKNFVNFILYLIFLGVGFLFRILTYKQAQRLGYLVVLVLSFIVKKYKKIILQNLEFAFPNETKEFYQKIYRENLKHLGRLLADTFLKKRMNKDWFEKHLLKTEETHQIEKEIQEKLQNNEPVILISGHLGTWENLAQYVGYRFYPKAGIIYKAIKNPFLDRWFLKARTLTGARLFEMEEAIVAVRFLQNGNLLGFAADQNAGGAGIMIPFLNRPASTYKGPAFMGTMSHANLYFITMLHKDKGKLLLHYQYLGRIPKSDKQNREYIIEEWTKKWMKSLETFIKIYPEQYFWVHQRWKTTPEIMKYFEEQKLKKRGYLQKKE
- the dapF gene encoding diaminopimelate epimerase; translated protein: MMDLKQVFFKMEATGNDYIYFDFLDLEFHPSRVNEKVIPLICDRRFGVGADGIVVIAKSDIALAKMWMWNSDGSYSKICGNALRSVGLYLFKKYHQKDFLVESGVGIHQIQILNDFDTFGIIKVDMGEPILDVEKIPYKSTMNQEQNRFYDPTLIDKEGIVVSMGNPHCVFFVEDAKTIPLKEIGPKIEHHSSFPERTNVEFVEILEDKTLYQRTWERGSGETLACGSGACAVLVASVIEKGLPRKNTIHLDGGDLEIEWNENTNHIYMTGKAKFVYKGELMRDFFLFW